One Sphingomonas sp. FARSPH DNA segment encodes these proteins:
- a CDS encoding tetratricopeptide repeat protein, whose amino-acid sequence MALTPNTNEAFLREVDDELRRDQLLTFWERYGRALIGAIVVALALFGGYLYWQHRKTVAAGVEGEKLQTAYDSLATDQPAKAAPVLAEIAKSGGPGYGALARFTQGDIQLQKNDLKGAAATFAAIAADTTVAQPFRDLALVRQTSAEFDTLKPQVVIERLRPLAVAGNPWFGSAGEMVAISYLNSARRDLAATLFGQIAKDDTVPETLRQRAVQMAAVLGSDAAAAPAPEPANVRIVKPATMKEAQAK is encoded by the coding sequence TTGGCCCTGACCCCCAATACCAACGAAGCGTTTCTGCGCGAGGTCGACGACGAGCTGCGTCGCGATCAATTGCTCACCTTCTGGGAACGCTACGGCCGCGCGCTGATCGGAGCGATCGTCGTCGCCCTCGCGCTTTTCGGCGGCTACCTATACTGGCAGCATCGCAAGACGGTGGCCGCGGGCGTCGAGGGCGAAAAGCTGCAGACCGCGTACGATTCGCTCGCCACCGACCAGCCTGCGAAGGCCGCACCGGTGCTGGCGGAGATCGCCAAGTCGGGTGGCCCGGGCTATGGCGCGCTCGCCCGCTTCACGCAGGGCGACATCCAGCTTCAGAAGAACGACCTGAAGGGCGCCGCCGCCACCTTTGCCGCGATCGCTGCGGATACCACGGTGGCGCAGCCGTTCCGCGACCTCGCGCTCGTCCGCCAGACCAGTGCGGAGTTCGACACGCTGAAGCCGCAGGTGGTGATCGAGCGGCTGCGTCCGCTCGCCGTCGCCGGCAATCCGTGGTTCGGCAGCGCGGGCGAGATGGTCGCCATTTCGTATCTGAACAGTGCCCGCCGCGACCTTGCCGCGACGCTGTTCGGCCAGATCGCCAAGGACGACACGGTTCCCGAAACGCTGCGTCAACGCGCGGTTCAGATGGCCGCCGTATTGGGGTCCGATGCGGCTGCAGCCCCCGCCCCCGAACCTGCCAACGTGCGCATCGTCAAGCCCGCGACCATGAAGGAAGCTCAAGCGAAATGA
- a CDS encoding outer membrane protein assembly factor BamB family protein, which produces MTPKYRASVALAALMALSACGIFKGGGPKRTPTVGQRVPILSSENAIEADRSIADIQVLLPAAAANADWPQPGGNAAHSMGQLALADSPSRVWQAAIDGGSNRERLAASPVVADGKLFVDDVSATVHAFNAQTGESLWKTSLTEGKVNRAARFGGGVSFDSGKVYATDGLGDVVALNAADGKEVWRSKPGGPLRGAPTVANGSVYVLSQDNQIFALSDADGKVQWVQSGTLESQGVFGVAAPASSQGTVVAGFSSGELNAYRYENGRVLWGDALSRTSITTSVSSLSDVDADPVIDNGRVYAVGQGGRMVALDLATGQRLWEQNFAGISTPWVAGEWLFVVTDDARLICLARSNGKARWIAQLQRFKNTKKNKGPQVTWFGPVLAGNKLVLTNSLGDVVFASPTDGSVTGQVDGKEPYALPPIVVNNTLYTLNQKGRITAYR; this is translated from the coding sequence ATGACACCTAAGTATCGGGCGTCCGTCGCGCTCGCGGCGCTGATGGCGCTGTCCGCCTGCGGCATCTTCAAGGGCGGCGGGCCGAAGCGGACGCCGACCGTCGGCCAGCGCGTGCCGATCCTGTCGTCGGAAAACGCGATCGAGGCCGATCGTTCGATCGCCGACATCCAGGTGCTGTTGCCCGCCGCCGCGGCCAACGCCGATTGGCCGCAGCCGGGTGGCAATGCCGCGCATTCGATGGGGCAGCTGGCCCTCGCCGACAGCCCGTCGCGCGTGTGGCAGGCGGCGATCGACGGCGGATCGAACCGCGAACGGCTCGCCGCGTCGCCCGTCGTCGCCGACGGCAAATTGTTCGTGGACGACGTCAGCGCCACCGTCCACGCGTTCAACGCGCAGACCGGCGAATCGCTGTGGAAGACCAGCCTGACCGAGGGCAAGGTCAACCGCGCCGCGCGCTTCGGCGGCGGCGTCAGCTTCGATTCGGGCAAGGTCTATGCGACCGACGGCCTGGGCGACGTGGTCGCGCTCAATGCGGCGGACGGCAAGGAAGTATGGCGCAGCAAGCCGGGCGGCCCGCTGCGCGGCGCGCCGACCGTCGCCAACGGCTCGGTCTATGTGCTGAGCCAGGACAACCAGATTTTCGCGCTGAGCGATGCCGACGGCAAGGTCCAGTGGGTCCAGTCGGGTACGCTGGAAAGCCAGGGCGTGTTCGGCGTCGCAGCGCCCGCGTCGAGCCAGGGCACGGTCGTTGCGGGTTTCTCCAGCGGCGAACTCAACGCCTATCGGTACGAGAACGGCCGCGTGCTGTGGGGCGACGCGCTGTCGCGCACGTCGATCACCACGTCGGTGTCCAGCCTGTCCGACGTCGATGCCGATCCGGTGATCGACAATGGCCGCGTCTACGCGGTCGGGCAGGGCGGGCGCATGGTCGCGCTCGACCTCGCCACCGGCCAGCGTCTGTGGGAGCAGAATTTCGCCGGCATCTCGACACCGTGGGTGGCGGGCGAATGGCTGTTCGTCGTCACCGACGATGCGCGCCTGATCTGCCTGGCGCGTTCGAACGGCAAGGCGCGCTGGATCGCCCAGCTTCAGCGGTTCAAGAACACCAAGAAGAACAAGGGGCCGCAGGTCACCTGGTTCGGACCGGTGCTGGCAGGCAACAAGCTGGTGCTGACCAATTCGCTGGGCGACGTCGTCTTCGCCAGTCCGACCGACGGCAGTGTCACGGGCCAGGTCGATGGCAAGGAGCCGTATGCGCTGCCGCCGATCGTCGTGAACAACACGCTGTACACGCTCAACCAGAAGGGCCGCATCACCGCCTATCGGTGA
- the der gene encoding ribosome biogenesis GTPase Der produces the protein MSRLPHVAIVGRPNVGKSTLFNRLVGKKLALVDDRPGVTRDRREGDAHLLGLDFRVIDTAGYEDEDPQTLPGRMRRQTEAAVADADVALFVIDARAGIVPLDEEIARWLRGSTTPIVLVANKAEGRAGEVGILESLALGFGDPVQLSAEHGEGIADLFEAVLPHLERDEKDTFEEEEDESPSAPLKLAIVGRPNAGKSTLINRILGEERLITGPEAGITRDSIAIDWTWHDRDGNPRQVRLIDTAGMRKRAKVQDKLEKLSVADALRAVDFAEVVVLLLDAALGLEAQDLRIADRVLEEGRALVIALNKWDVAENASSLFNGVKKALEDGLSQVKGVTLLTVSAATGKGLDVMIQAAFETREAWSKRVPTGELNRWFERAIEANPPPAPGGKRIKMRYVTQVKTRPPSFVIFGTRVDQLPASYERYLVNSMRKELGFGAVPVRLTLRAPKNPFDRKE, from the coding sequence ATGTCTCGTCTTCCTCACGTCGCGATCGTTGGCCGACCCAATGTCGGCAAGTCGACGCTGTTCAATCGCCTGGTCGGCAAGAAGCTGGCGCTGGTCGATGATCGGCCCGGCGTGACGCGCGACCGGCGCGAGGGGGACGCGCATCTGCTCGGCCTCGACTTCCGCGTCATCGACACCGCCGGCTATGAAGACGAGGACCCGCAGACGTTGCCCGGCCGCATGCGCCGCCAGACGGAGGCGGCGGTCGCCGACGCCGACGTCGCGCTGTTCGTGATCGATGCGCGCGCCGGCATCGTGCCCCTCGACGAGGAAATCGCCCGCTGGCTGCGCGGGTCGACGACGCCGATCGTGCTCGTCGCCAACAAGGCGGAAGGCCGCGCGGGCGAGGTCGGTATCCTCGAATCGCTGGCGCTGGGCTTCGGCGATCCGGTGCAGCTGTCGGCGGAACATGGCGAGGGCATCGCCGACCTGTTCGAAGCGGTGCTGCCGCATCTTGAGCGTGACGAGAAGGATACGTTCGAGGAAGAGGAGGACGAATCGCCCTCAGCCCCGCTCAAGCTCGCGATCGTGGGGCGGCCCAACGCCGGCAAGTCGACGCTCATCAACCGCATCCTCGGCGAAGAGCGCCTGATCACCGGCCCGGAAGCGGGGATCACGCGCGATTCGATCGCGATCGACTGGACGTGGCACGACCGTGACGGCAATCCGCGGCAGGTGCGGCTGATCGACACCGCCGGCATGCGCAAGCGTGCCAAGGTGCAGGACAAGCTGGAGAAACTGTCGGTCGCCGACGCGTTGCGCGCGGTCGATTTCGCCGAGGTCGTCGTGCTGCTGCTCGATGCGGCGCTGGGGCTGGAGGCGCAGGACCTGCGCATCGCCGACCGCGTGCTGGAGGAAGGGCGCGCGCTGGTCATCGCGCTCAACAAATGGGACGTCGCCGAAAACGCCTCGTCGCTGTTCAACGGCGTCAAGAAGGCGCTGGAGGATGGCCTGAGCCAGGTGAAGGGCGTGACTTTGCTCACCGTGTCGGCGGCGACGGGCAAGGGGCTGGACGTGATGATCCAGGCCGCGTTCGAAACGCGCGAGGCCTGGTCGAAGCGTGTGCCGACGGGCGAGCTCAACCGCTGGTTCGAACGCGCGATCGAGGCGAACCCGCCCCCCGCGCCGGGCGGCAAGCGGATCAAGATGCGCTATGTCACGCAGGTGAAGACGCGGCCGCCCAGCTTTGTCATCTTCGGTACCCGCGTCGATCAGTTGCCGGCGAGTTACGAGCGCTATCTGGTCAATTCGATGCGCAAGGAGCTGGGATTCGGGGCCGTTCCGGTCCGATTGACCCTGCGGGCGCCCAAGAACCCGTTCGACCGCAAGGAATAG
- the panB gene encoding 3-methyl-2-oxobutanoate hydroxymethyltransferase has translation MSTTYTLDTATSRATPTPVPLKRLTVPAILHRKGGDPEKGGPLVMLTAYTARTAQLLDPHCDMLLVGDSLGQVIYGLPSTVPVTLEMMAAHGAAVVRGSYHALVVIDMPFGSYEASPEQAFASAARLLKETGAAAVKLEGGAAMASTVRFLSERGIPVCGHVGLTPQAVNALGGYGARGRSEAEAAKIVADGKAIAEAGAFALVIEGVMEPIAIALTEGVACPTIGIGASARCDGQVLVAEDMLGMFERTAKFVKRYDDIAGRISAAAEAYAGEVRARTFPGAEQVYQPKE, from the coding sequence ATGTCCACGACCTACACGCTCGACACCGCGACCAGCCGCGCGACGCCGACGCCCGTGCCGCTCAAGCGGTTGACGGTGCCCGCGATCCTGCATCGCAAGGGCGGCGATCCCGAAAAGGGCGGGCCGCTGGTGATGCTGACCGCCTATACCGCGCGCACCGCGCAGCTGCTCGATCCGCATTGCGACATGCTGCTCGTCGGCGACAGCCTGGGCCAGGTGATCTACGGCCTGCCCTCCACGGTGCCCGTGACGCTGGAGATGATGGCGGCGCATGGCGCGGCGGTGGTGCGGGGCAGTTATCATGCGCTGGTCGTCATCGACATGCCGTTCGGCAGCTACGAAGCTTCGCCCGAACAGGCCTTCGCCAGCGCCGCGCGGCTGCTGAAGGAGACGGGCGCGGCGGCGGTCAAGCTGGAAGGCGGCGCGGCGATGGCATCCACCGTGCGCTTCCTGTCGGAGCGCGGCATTCCGGTGTGCGGCCATGTCGGCCTGACGCCACAGGCGGTCAATGCGCTCGGCGGCTATGGCGCGCGCGGGCGTAGCGAGGCGGAGGCCGCGAAAATCGTCGCCGACGGCAAGGCGATCGCCGAGGCGGGCGCATTCGCACTGGTGATCGAGGGCGTGATGGAGCCGATCGCGATCGCGCTGACCGAGGGCGTCGCCTGTCCGACGATCGGCATCGGCGCGTCGGCGCGCTGCGACGGGCAGGTGCTCGTTGCCGAGGACATGCTCGGGATGTTCGAACGCACCGCCAAGTTCGTGAAACGCTACGACGACATCGCCGGCCGCATTTCCGCCGCAGCCGAAGCCTATGCCGGCGAGGTGCGTGCGCGGACCTTTCCGGGCGCGGAGCAGGTGTATCAGCCCAAGGAGTGA